In a single window of the Eshraghiella crossota genome:
- the tig gene encoding trigger factor — MSFTVENLEKNMAKLTITVSADDFEKALQESYMKNKNKISVPGFRKGKVPRAMIEKMYGAGIFYEDAANYAIPSAYSDAAAECGLDIVSQPEIDITQIEKGKDFIFTATVAVKPEVTLGKYLGVEIEKVDTKVTADDVKAELEKVREQNSRLLDVTTRGVKDKDQAIIDFEGFVDGEAFEGGKGTDYPLTIGSHSFIDTFEEQLIGAKIGKEVEVNVTFPENYQAENLAGKAATFKVVVKAIKAKELPKLDDEFAQEVSEFDTLADYKADIKKNLTEKKKEAAKSERERLAVAAAVENATMEIPDAMVKTQVNRMIEDFAQRLQSQGLSMEQYMQYVGGSPEQFMETMKPEATTRIKNSLVLEAVAEAEKIEVTEADIDAEIEKMASMYNMEVEKVKEFIGDTEKDQIKKDLAVQKAAELLGSKAVEKAPKKAEDEE; from the coding sequence ATGAGTTTTACAGTCGAGAATTTAGAAAAGAACATGGCAAAGCTTACAATCACAGTTTCAGCTGATGATTTTGAAAAAGCACTTCAGGAATCTTACATGAAGAATAAGAATAAAATCAGCGTTCCTGGTTTCAGAAAAGGTAAAGTACCTCGTGCAATGATAGAGAAGATGTACGGAGCAGGAATCTTCTATGAAGATGCTGCCAACTATGCTATTCCTTCAGCATATTCAGATGCTGCCGCTGAGTGCGGACTTGATATCGTTTCACAGCCTGAAATTGATATAACACAGATTGAAAAGGGCAAAGATTTTATCTTTACAGCAACAGTTGCAGTTAAGCCTGAAGTAACACTCGGTAAGTACCTTGGCGTTGAAATCGAAAAGGTAGACACAAAAGTAACGGCTGATGATGTTAAGGCAGAACTTGAGAAAGTAAGAGAACAGAATTCAAGACTTCTTGATGTAACAACAAGAGGCGTTAAGGATAAAGACCAGGCAATCATCGACTTTGAAGGTTTCGTTGACGGCGAAGCATTTGAAGGCGGAAAGGGAACAGATTATCCTTTAACAATCGGCTCTCATTCATTTATCGATACATTTGAAGAACAGTTAATCGGAGCTAAGATTGGCAAAGAAGTAGAAGTTAATGTAACATTCCCTGAGAATTACCAGGCAGAGAACCTTGCAGGCAAGGCAGCTACATTCAAGGTAGTTGTTAAGGCAATCAAGGCAAAAGAACTTCCTAAGTTAGATGATGAATTTGCACAGGAGGTATCTGAATTTGATACACTTGCAGATTACAAGGCTGACATTAAGAAGAACTTAACAGAGAAGAAGAAAGAAGCTGCAAAGAGCGAAAGAGAAAGACTTGCAGTAGCTGCAGCAGTTGAAAATGCAACAATGGAAATTCCTGATGCAATGGTTAAGACACAGGTTAACCGTATGATTGAAGACTTTGCACAGAGATTACAGTCACAGGGACTTTCAATGGAACAGTATATGCAGTATGTAGGCGGTTCTCCTGAACAGTTTATGGAGACAATGAAGCCTGAAGCTACAACAAGAATCAAGAACAGCCTTGTACTTGAAGCAGTAGCTGAAGCAGAGAAGATTGAAGTAACAGAAGCAGACATTGATGCAGAGATAGAGAAGATGGCTTCTATGTACAATATGGAAGTTGAAAAAGTTAAAGAATTTATCGGTGATACTGAAAAAGACCAGATTAAGAAAGATCTTGCAGTACAGAAAGCAGCAGAACTCCTTGGAAGCAAGGCTGTTGAGAAAGCACCAAAGAAAGCTGAAGACGAAGAATAA
- a CDS encoding ABC transporter ATP-binding protein, whose protein sequence is MAFIEVTDISKKYGRKQVLTDINFTAEKGDCIGIVGANGCGKSTLLKILQGGLKPNGGTITYDGNNPLANHRFFQKYIGYVPQDNPLFANLTVMDNLKLWYCDSSRDLKQDIESGIIKDFKIDSFIKSKVANLSGGMKKRLSIACALATDPQILIMDEPGASLDIIAKNDIVTYMKKYIAGGGTIIISSHEECELSVCTKMYLMKDGVLESLNGSCSLSSIMERMVK, encoded by the coding sequence ATGGCGTTTATTGAAGTAACTGACATCAGTAAGAAATACGGCAGAAAGCAGGTTCTTACCGATATTAATTTTACGGCGGAAAAAGGAGACTGTATCGGTATTGTGGGAGCAAACGGATGCGGTAAGTCCACGCTGCTCAAGATTCTGCAGGGCGGACTTAAGCCCAATGGCGGAACAATTACATACGATGGTAACAACCCCCTTGCCAATCACAGGTTTTTTCAGAAATATATAGGTTATGTTCCACAGGACAATCCACTTTTTGCAAACCTTACGGTAATGGATAACCTTAAATTATGGTACTGCGACAGCAGCCGTGACCTGAAGCAGGACATCGAATCTGGGATTATAAAAGATTTTAAAATTGATTCCTTCATTAAATCGAAGGTAGCAAATCTTTCCGGAGGCATGAAGAAAAGGCTCAGCATTGCCTGTGCTTTGGCCACTGATCCGCAGATACTGATTATGGATGAACCGGGAGCTTCCCTTGACATTATTGCCAAAAATGACATTGTAACCTATATGAAAAAATATATTGCAGGCGGCGGAACGATTATTATATCAAGTCATGAAGAATGTGAACTTTCTGTCTGTACTAAAATGTACCTTATGAAAGACGGAGTCCTTGAATCATTAAACGGCAGTTGCTCCCTTTCTTCGATAATGGAAAGGATGGTTAAATGA
- a CDS encoding ABC transporter permease, with protein sequence MKKHLLFLLFQLKASLRALPRILFSTVILALVVISVGFCGSKIMSTDAKKVNANIEIVIPPDDTTLLMAFQIYTNMDSIASIATCHLSESKEAAFDALEKGRAAAVVVIPSGFIGGILNGTNIPANVYLPPNAGIESTIFTSVVDAGVKSLAYVQSAIYAVTDVVLAHNMGNDVLTEAEDYLNDVNIDLALVRSRFYTPVVITSTGVSTINYYFATVILLLVILSGLSIAGIFNENSEAVLHSMKINGISKGYIRTSQYIGVGITFSLLFSIITIAAATVINKGHFVVSPSGIFAFIAVIFSVMAFIMFICLLSDCGLISTLLIFLMAVVMTYACGRILPAVFLPEKVAAIGNYLPLKHWCNVFETIVTNGNNYSSMKYVLLYGTVFFAGSIGLTYLRKGER encoded by the coding sequence ATGAAAAAGCATCTTTTATTCCTGTTATTCCAGCTTAAAGCTTCCCTGAGGGCATTGCCACGCATTCTTTTTTCAACGGTGATTCTTGCCTTGGTTGTTATCTCGGTAGGTTTCTGCGGCAGCAAAATAATGAGCACGGATGCAAAAAAAGTAAATGCCAACATAGAAATTGTTATCCCGCCTGATGATACAACCCTTCTTATGGCATTTCAGATATATACCAATATGGACAGTATTGCCTCAATAGCCACATGTCATCTGTCAGAAAGTAAAGAAGCGGCTTTTGATGCTCTTGAAAAGGGCAGGGCTGCTGCCGTTGTTGTCATTCCGTCAGGTTTTATCGGCGGTATCCTTAACGGCACCAATATTCCAGCCAATGTATATCTGCCCCCTAATGCCGGAATTGAATCCACAATTTTTACGTCTGTTGTTGATGCAGGGGTTAAATCCTTAGCTTATGTCCAGTCAGCCATATATGCCGTAACGGACGTTGTACTTGCCCACAACATGGGCAATGACGTATTAACCGAAGCCGAGGACTACCTCAATGACGTTAATATTGACCTCGCTCTTGTAAGGTCACGTTTTTACACCCCTGTTGTTATTACAAGCACAGGTGTAAGCACCATAAATTATTATTTTGCAACCGTTATCCTGCTGCTTGTCATCTTATCAGGATTGTCGATTGCGGGAATTTTCAACGAAAACTCAGAGGCGGTACTCCACTCTATGAAAATCAACGGTATTTCAAAAGGCTATATAAGAACGAGCCAGTACATTGGCGTCGGAATTACTTTTTCACTGTTATTTTCCATAATTACAATTGCCGCCGCGACTGTTATTAATAAAGGACACTTTGTAGTTTCCCCTTCGGGGATTTTCGCATTTATAGCGGTAATATTCAGCGTGATGGCATTTATAATGTTTATATGTCTTTTATCCGACTGTGGGCTGATAAGCACCCTGCTTATATTCCTTATGGCGGTTGTAATGACCTACGCCTGCGGACGTATACTTCCGGCGGTATTCCTGCCTGAGAAAGTTGCGGCTATAGGTAACTACCTGCCGTTAAAACATTGGTGCAATGTTTTTGAAACCATAGTGACCAACGGAAATAACTATTCATCAATGAAATATGTACTACTCTACGGCACAGTATTTTTTGCCGGCTCCATCGGTCTTACATATTTAAGAAAGGGGGAGAGGTAA
- a CDS encoding DUF3793 family protein: protein MNRNLEKEIISYCAPTLAGMKCGSLFRYYCKKEQGIKDIRDVNYKLNVKGIYIVPLKWEEEAVLIYVFRCRMLIEMLESENNNNLLKKYGYENPQMGLCIRNLRIRINSSKTFPHEIGLFLGYPVEDVKGFIENKGENCVKCGAWKVYCNPEEKMHFFCKMKRCTEAYMRFFNNGMEISKMTV from the coding sequence TTGAACCGTAATCTTGAAAAAGAAATAATATCTTACTGTGCACCCACACTGGCGGGTATGAAATGCGGAAGTCTGTTCCGTTATTATTGCAAAAAAGAACAGGGAATCAAAGATATCAGGGATGTAAATTATAAGCTTAACGTAAAAGGAATATATATCGTTCCTCTGAAATGGGAAGAAGAAGCTGTTCTTATATATGTATTCAGGTGTAGGATGCTTATAGAGATGCTTGAAAGTGAAAATAATAATAATTTATTGAAAAAGTATGGTTATGAGAACCCACAGATGGGCTTATGTATCAGAAATCTCAGGATAAGAATTAACAGCAGCAAAACCTTTCCTCACGAAATAGGACTTTTTCTTGGATATCCGGTTGAAGATGTAAAAGGCTTCATCGAGAACAAAGGAGAAAACTGCGTAAAATGCGGAGCATGGAAGGTATATTGTAATCCGGAAGAAAAGATGCACTTTTTCTGCAAGATGAAACGATGCACAGAAGCGTATATGAGATTCTTCAACAATGGGATGGAAATATCGAAAATGACAGTGTAA
- a CDS encoding flavodoxin, which translates to MEKIYVIYWSMSGNTQAMAEAIAKGINDSGKEAVVQYVSEASVSELQDAKVFALGCPAMGAEVLEEGEMEPFVSEVEGIAAGKKIALFGSYGWGDGQWMRDWEERMSGCGAAIINGAGLICHETPDDAMISECENLGKQIAAE; encoded by the coding sequence ATGGAAAAGATTTATGTAATTTATTGGTCAATGTCAGGAAATACACAGGCAATGGCAGAAGCAATAGCAAAAGGAATTAATGATTCGGGAAAAGAAGCTGTAGTACAGTATGTATCCGAAGCATCTGTTTCAGAATTACAGGATGCAAAAGTATTCGCTCTCGGATGTCCTGCAATGGGAGCTGAGGTACTTGAAGAAGGAGAGATGGAACCATTTGTAAGCGAAGTAGAAGGAATTGCGGCAGGCAAAAAGATTGCTCTTTTCGGTTCATACGGATGGGGCGACGGACAGTGGATGAGAGACTGGGAAGAAAGAATGAGCGGATGCGGTGCGGCAATCATAAACGGTGCCGGTTTAATCTGTCATGAAACACCTGATGATGCAATGATTTCTGAATGTGAAAATCTCGGAAAACAGATTGCAGCAGAATAA
- a CDS encoding alpha/beta-type small acid-soluble spore protein yields the protein MNKSSSRMTVPSAKGAMDKFKMEVANELGVDLKEGYNGDLTSKEAGSVGGEMVRKMIKKQEEQMSEK from the coding sequence ATGAATAAGTCAAGTAGCAGAATGACAGTTCCATCGGCTAAGGGTGCCATGGACAAGTTTAAAATGGAAGTAGCAAACGAATTAGGTGTTGACCTTAAGGAAGGCTATAACGGAGATTTAACTTCAAAAGAAGCCGGTTCCGTAGGTGGAGAAATGGTTCGTAAAATGATTAAGAAACAGGAAGAGCAGATGTCAGAGAAGTAA
- a CDS encoding DJ-1 family glyoxalase III, protein MKIYAYLADGFETVEALGVIDILRRAKLDVVTVSVGTSKSVMTSHNIEVKADIMFDESDYTDGDMIFLPGGGNGTKNLLAHEGLKKVILDYYDRDKYIAAICAAPSILGHYGLLKGKKATCFPGFESELIGADYRGDGVVVDGKIITARGMGKTIDLGLKLLEILDGNETAVRIGNAIQYLV, encoded by the coding sequence ATGAAAATTTATGCGTATCTTGCAGACGGATTTGAGACAGTTGAGGCACTTGGAGTAATTGATATTTTAAGAAGAGCCAAGCTTGACGTAGTAACTGTTTCCGTAGGAACTTCAAAAAGTGTAATGACATCACATAACATAGAAGTGAAAGCGGATATTATGTTTGATGAATCAGACTATACGGACGGAGATATGATTTTTCTGCCGGGCGGAGGAAACGGCACCAAAAATCTCCTTGCCCACGAAGGACTGAAAAAAGTAATTCTGGATTATTATGACCGTGACAAATACATTGCAGCAATATGTGCGGCTCCAAGTATTCTCGGACACTATGGTCTTTTAAAAGGAAAAAAAGCAACCTGTTTTCCGGGATTTGAGTCAGAACTTATCGGCGCTGATTACAGAGGTGACGGAGTAGTTGTTGACGGCAAAATCATAACTGCAAGAGGAATGGGCAAAACCATTGACCTGGGACTTAAACTTTTAGAGATTCTTGACGGCAACGAAACGGCAGTAAGAATCGGTAACGCAATCCAATATCTGGTATAA
- a CDS encoding CYTH domain-containing protein gives MEIERKFLIKKLPDNLTSYKARKIEQAYLCTDPVVRVRRDNDDYYLTYKSKGMIVREEYNLPLTKEAYGHLLAKADGNIITKTRYEIPEKDNLTIELDVFEGKFDGLLLAEVEFASEEEALGYIPPEWFGEDVSNSTKYHNSTLSRLP, from the coding sequence ATGGAAATCGAAAGAAAATTTTTAATAAAAAAATTACCTGATAATCTTACTTCATATAAAGCGAGAAAAATTGAGCAGGCATATCTTTGCACCGACCCTGTTGTCAGGGTGCGCCGCGATAATGATGACTACTACCTGACATATAAGTCAAAGGGCATGATAGTCCGTGAGGAGTACAATCTTCCTCTCACTAAAGAAGCCTATGGACATCTTCTTGCCAAGGCCGATGGTAATATCATAACCAAAACCCGTTATGAAATTCCCGAAAAAGATAATCTTACCATTGAGCTTGATGTTTTTGAGGGAAAATTCGACGGACTTCTACTTGCTGAAGTTGAGTTTGCTTCCGAAGAAGAAGCTCTCGGTTATATTCCGCCTGAATGGTTCGGAGAGGATGTGAGTAACAGTACAAAATACCACAACAGCACACTCAGCAGGTTACCTTAA
- a CDS encoding GNAT family N-acetyltransferase yields MGRQLPDTGICKKDIETESLLCLEDNGTIIAAISFDSDDVVDNLELWNKKYRNKARELARLVVKDSYRNQGIAAKMILKAMTVLKNRGYKAVHYLVSPDNLRAVNSYAKLGFTKAGECELYGHRWHAYEKDLYYIERSITGEFKRTLWNPFVEAIEKYKLIKDGDRIAVCISGGKDSMLLARMLKMAKDYRLYDFSPEYIMMNPGYMERDMKQMEFNNLLFDIPVSYFNTNVFDDVDEIGKNPCFFCSRMRRGHLYRKAKELGCNKIALGHHYDDVIETTLMSMLYGAQARTMLPVIKSDNIEDMKLIRPMYLIREDDINLWKNRNNLNFVKCACRLNTKDGGEDTIRLRIKKLIRDLTNENPAVPANIFGSMSGIDLEHVLSYKIDGVTHSILDDM; encoded by the coding sequence ATGGGACGACAGTTACCTGACACCGGTATCTGCAAAAAGGACATAGAGACGGAAAGCCTGCTCTGCCTTGAGGATAATGGCACAATTATAGCGGCAATTTCCTTTGACAGTGATGATGTGGTGGATAATCTCGAACTGTGGAATAAAAAGTACAGGAATAAAGCAAGGGAACTTGCAAGACTCGTTGTAAAAGACAGTTACAGAAATCAGGGAATTGCTGCAAAAATGATACTTAAGGCGATGACTGTATTAAAAAACAGAGGTTATAAAGCAGTACATTACCTTGTAAGTCCGGATAATCTGAGGGCTGTAAATTCCTATGCAAAACTTGGCTTCACAAAGGCAGGAGAATGTGAACTTTACGGACACCGCTGGCACGCCTATGAAAAAGACCTGTACTATATCGAACGCAGTATAACGGGAGAATTTAAAAGAACTTTATGGAATCCCTTTGTGGAAGCGATAGAAAAATATAAGCTTATAAAAGACGGCGACAGAATCGCGGTATGTATTTCCGGGGGAAAGGATTCAATGCTTTTAGCAAGGATGCTTAAAATGGCAAAGGATTACAGGCTGTACGATTTTTCGCCGGAGTACATAATGATGAATCCGGGATATATGGAAAGAGATATGAAGCAGATGGAGTTCAATAATCTGCTTTTTGATATTCCGGTCTCGTATTTTAATACAAATGTATTTGATGATGTGGATGAAATAGGCAAAAATCCATGCTTTTTCTGCTCAAGAATGAGAAGAGGACATCTTTACAGAAAGGCAAAAGAGCTTGGCTGCAATAAAATAGCCCTTGGACATCATTACGATGACGTGATAGAAACCACTCTCATGAGTATGCTATACGGTGCGCAGGCAAGAACAATGCTTCCGGTTATCAAAAGCGATAACATTGAAGATATGAAGCTTATAAGACCCATGTATCTTATAAGAGAAGATGATATTAATTTATGGAAAAACAGGAATAATCTGAATTTTGTTAAATGTGCATGCAGACTTAATACAAAAGACGGCGGAGAGGATACAATACGCCTTAGAATCAAGAAATTAATTCGTGATTTAACAAATGAAAACCCTGCCGTTCCCGCCAATATATTCGGAAGCATGTCAGGCATAGACCTTGAACATGTGCTTAGTTATAAAATTGACGGAGTTACACACAGCATACTTGATGATATGTAG
- a CDS encoding tetratricopeptide repeat protein yields the protein MDTKTIEKFYNFYKKGLSDIQSIERKLLKCSYSFEKWSDALNSKSEMIRYIYDENNKHVRDFLSLKEENLTPEVADMMITHVDFFISEGYRDYNVTASALNLLIGYYKNHEPLYRLFDCYYFMGMTLMEVNEYEKACEYFRRALELYPDVSVCKEDYRQFRIMASYYYRLVAAVCDKNAGARTVIEYYKTALDIWVEHPLVNFVTDKKKQGIKGMFNMLVCMYVEKYIVKGTDPEQWFKNIIEQEFCVQADRTGSFYGVDNRIFVVYYKLRHMSGAITRGEYNIQICKKYEYEKVLQQKFTYYTKNFLQLYDDEVSDEEYDVNDVSYMNRSFTYIDALIPEMINIFRKNDYIDELMTYYSEFPVLTRNYIIDYLIENNIKKIFRYTKDEETVINLFEKIFMNRQIVTLIHENMVSRLASLITGYILDEAPSMFVGTFGITSESGVNVNRDRIMHYAQNAGLIHDIGKIMCTDVVNLQFRKICDLEFDIVKKHASRGSEMIKYIPALAEYNDVVLGHHKDYNGKGGYPQEFDNTKSEYRIFIDIIKLCDCIDAVTDGLGRNYARTKKFKDVLAEFEIDKGTKYSDRLVDFISGNEKLKKEIERLTEIERQHVYYDIYYNMVKPVVKYSKKDETFIRKYVYSDEAGVAAITGRTVEEQHKIACACENNLYIFTNGNNEIIGSVVLREKDDTLDVVELFIKKELRRSENGSKFLDEIEKMAADEGFARITIPEGDNWHTHTFCYRRGYTKSAVQGEMEKIL from the coding sequence ATGGATACAAAGACAATTGAGAAATTTTATAATTTTTATAAAAAAGGGCTGAGCGACATACAATCAATTGAGAGAAAATTATTGAAATGCTCCTATTCTTTTGAAAAGTGGTCAGATGCCCTAAATAGCAAATCAGAGATGATAAGGTACATCTATGATGAAAATAATAAGCATGTGAGAGATTTCCTAAGCCTGAAAGAAGAAAATCTTACGCCGGAAGTTGCTGATATGATGATAACACATGTGGATTTTTTTATTTCTGAAGGATATAGGGATTACAATGTAACGGCATCGGCACTTAATCTTCTTATAGGGTATTATAAGAACCATGAGCCGCTTTACAGACTTTTTGACTGTTACTATTTTATGGGCATGACTTTAATGGAAGTCAATGAATATGAGAAAGCCTGTGAGTATTTCAGAAGGGCATTGGAACTTTACCCGGACGTATCTGTGTGTAAGGAGGATTACAGACAGTTCAGGATAATGGCATCATATTATTACAGGCTTGTAGCAGCGGTATGTGACAAAAACGCAGGAGCACGGACAGTTATTGAGTATTATAAGACAGCTTTGGATATATGGGTGGAACATCCCCTTGTTAATTTTGTGACAGATAAGAAAAAACAGGGCATAAAAGGCATGTTTAATATGCTTGTGTGTATGTATGTTGAGAAATATATAGTAAAAGGTACTGATCCCGAACAGTGGTTCAAGAATATAATAGAACAGGAGTTTTGTGTACAGGCGGACAGAACAGGCAGTTTTTATGGTGTGGATAACAGGATTTTTGTTGTCTATTATAAGCTCCGTCATATGTCCGGTGCAATTACAAGGGGTGAATATAATATACAGATATGCAAAAAGTATGAATATGAGAAGGTACTGCAGCAGAAGTTTACATATTACACTAAGAATTTTCTGCAGTTATATGATGATGAGGTCAGTGATGAGGAATATGATGTAAATGACGTAAGTTATATGAACAGGTCATTTACATATATAGATGCACTTATTCCTGAAATGATTAATATATTCAGAAAGAATGATTATATTGATGAACTAATGACATATTACAGTGAATTTCCTGTACTTACCCGTAATTACATAATCGATTACCTTATCGAAAATAATATTAAAAAGATTTTTAGATATACAAAAGATGAAGAAACTGTAATTAATCTCTTTGAAAAAATATTTATGAACAGGCAGATAGTTACCCTTATACATGAGAATATGGTAAGCAGGCTGGCAAGCCTTATAACAGGTTACATCCTTGATGAAGCTCCGTCCATGTTTGTGGGAACATTTGGGATAACTTCCGAATCGGGTGTCAATGTGAACAGGGACAGAATTATGCACTATGCACAGAACGCAGGACTGATACATGATATAGGCAAAATTATGTGTACTGACGTGGTAAATCTGCAGTTCAGAAAGATTTGTGATCTTGAATTTGATATTGTTAAGAAACACGCCAGTCGGGGAAGCGAGATGATTAAGTATATACCGGCACTGGCAGAATATAATGACGTGGTTCTTGGACATCATAAGGATTACAATGGAAAAGGCGGATATCCGCAAGAATTTGACAATACGAAGTCGGAATACCGTATTTTTATCGATATTATAAAATTGTGCGACTGCATTGACGCAGTCACAGATGGACTTGGAAGAAATTATGCAAGGACGAAGAAATTTAAGGATGTGTTAGCCGAATTTGAAATTGACAAAGGAACGAAATATTCGGACAGGCTTGTGGATTTTATTTCAGGTAACGAAAAACTTAAAAAAGAGATTGAAAGACTTACAGAGATTGAAAGACAGCATGTGTACTATGATATATATTACAATATGGTAAAGCCGGTCGTAAAATACAGCAAAAAAGACGAAACATTCATAAGAAAATATGTATATTCAGATGAAGCCGGCGTAGCAGCCATAACAGGCAGAACAGTAGAGGAACAGCATAAAATAGCCTGCGCATGTGAGAATAATCTGTATATTTTTACAAACGGAAATAATGAAATTATAGGAAGTGTTGTTTTAAGGGAAAAAGACGATACTCTGGATGTTGTTGAATTATTTATAAAAAAAGAACTCCGAAGGTCCGAAAACGGTTCAAAATTTCTGGACGAAATAGAAAAAATGGCAGCAGATGAAGGATTTGCCAGGATAACAATACCTGAAGGAGATAACTGGCACACACATACATTCTGCTACAGACGAGGATATACCAAGAGTGCGGTGCAGGGAGAGATGGAAAAAATATTATGA
- a CDS encoding Na/Pi cotransporter family protein, giving the protein MQITDIFKLLGGVGLFLFGMSIMSTGLKNACGDNLQNILECATKNKVVAVFAGLLMTVLVQSSSAIDVMVIGFVNSGMMNLSQAIGVIMGANIGTTITAQITAFNLALYTPLILFAGAVMYLFFKKSIVKHIGSIIMGFGMLFAGITMIKEVVGPLSDSDEFISFISTLNNPALAVAFGVGFTALLQSSSSSIVIFQTFAVQEILTYNTAVYLVIGAAIGSVTPNLLAGLTANREGKRTAVLNLLFNLIRAILLITLINIIPLTDWICRLSPNDVGRQVANTHTIFAVIAVLVELPFTKFIIRLAEKIIPVNPEENKTRSDRSLVYMNQLDNIPVSVALHQTQREICRMGRIAANNLNNAIKCFFDYNAEKAADVRNNEETVNILNHSIADAMLQLKTLDLTTENMRRVSMMTIAVTDIERLSDHAENIVEYIEEMNSKKASLSESALDELKSMAKDTIDAVFLSIDIFETEDYSKLDEIELLESNVDNYEKELIHNHVERLMNSNCDALSGIIFSDIVTDLERCSDHAINLAYALKERNN; this is encoded by the coding sequence ATGCAGATTACAGACATATTTAAACTGCTTGGAGGCGTGGGCCTCTTCCTATTCGGTATGAGTATTATGTCAACCGGATTAAAGAACGCATGTGGAGATAATCTCCAGAACATTTTGGAATGTGCTACCAAAAATAAAGTTGTGGCGGTCTTTGCCGGTCTGTTAATGACAGTCCTCGTTCAAAGTTCTTCCGCTATCGATGTTATGGTTATCGGATTTGTTAATTCGGGCATGATGAATCTTTCACAGGCAATCGGAGTAATTATGGGTGCTAATATCGGTACAACCATTACAGCACAGATTACGGCTTTTAACCTTGCCCTTTACACACCGCTCATTCTTTTTGCCGGAGCGGTTATGTATCTTTTTTTCAAAAAATCAATCGTCAAGCACATCGGCTCAATCATTATGGGCTTCGGTATGTTGTTTGCCGGTATCACAATGATAAAAGAAGTCGTGGGACCTCTTAGTGATTCAGATGAATTTATCAGTTTCATCTCGACTCTTAACAATCCAGCTCTTGCAGTTGCTTTTGGTGTGGGATTTACGGCTTTACTTCAGAGTTCATCTTCTTCAATAGTAATTTTCCAGACTTTTGCAGTCCAGGAAATTTTGACATATAATACAGCGGTATACCTTGTAATAGGTGCTGCCATAGGTTCTGTCACACCTAATCTTTTAGCCGGACTTACCGCTAACAGAGAGGGTAAAAGAACGGCAGTGCTCAATCTTTTATTCAACCTCATACGAGCCATACTGCTTATAACGCTTATTAATATTATTCCGCTTACTGACTGGATATGCCGTCTCTCACCTAATGATGTTGGACGTCAGGTTGCGAATACACATACAATTTTTGCTGTTATTGCAGTTCTTGTGGAATTGCCTTTTACCAAATTTATTATCCGTCTTGCGGAAAAGATTATTCCTGTCAACCCGGAGGAGAACAAAACACGTTCGGACAGGTCCCTTGTGTATATGAACCAGCTTGATAACATTCCTGTATCTGTTGCGCTTCACCAGACACAGCGTGAGATATGCCGTATGGGACGTATCGCTGCCAACAACCTTAACAATGCAATTAAGTGTTTCTTTGATTACAACGCTGAAAAAGCCGCAGATGTCCGCAACAACGAGGAAACGGTCAATATACTTAACCACTCCATCGCTGATGCAATGCTCCAGTTAAAGACACTTGACCTGACTACGGAAAACATGCGACGTGTTTCAATGATGACAATTGCCGTTACGGATATTGAAAGACTTTCAGACCATGCCGAGAACATCGTTGAGTACATTGAAGAGATGAATTCCAAAAAGGCTTCTCTGTCCGAATCTGCCCTGGACGAGCTTAAGTCAATGGCTAAAGATACAATAGATGCGGTTTTCCTTTCAATAGATATTTTTGAAACAGAGGATTACAGCAAGCTTGATGAAATCGAGCTGCTTGAAAGCAATGTTGATAATTACGAAAAAGAACTAATTCATAACCATGTTGAACGTCTTATGAACTCCAACTGTGATGCTTTGTCAGGAATTATTTTTTCCGATATTGTTACAGATCTTGAAAGATGTTCTGACCACGCAATTAATCTTGCTTATGCGCTTAAAGAAAGAAATAATTAA